One genomic window of Borreliella burgdorferi B31 includes the following:
- a CDS encoding MinD/ParA family protein, translating to MEDQAQSLRDMMRLNGKFNFSVDEKVQNSKTRFIAVSSGKGGVGKSNIAIGLALKYSELGKKVLILDADIGMANVNILLGVIPKYSIYHMIAQSRDIREVITKTEYNIDLLAGASGTMELLDLSDVDVNKFIKELLKIYEYDIVVIDTSAGISRQVISFLLSSDDVVIVTTPEPTSITDAYGIIKVLSYKMENLKNLRLIVNRVANVSEAKGVAKKVIDISGQFLNLNIDYLGHIYEDQNIRSSVFKQKPFVLVNPNSKASYCLDSIVATLEEVSLDNRKRRGVIGFILRFFGVE from the coding sequence ATGGAAGATCAAGCTCAAAGTTTAAGAGATATGATGAGATTAAATGGTAAATTTAATTTTTCAGTTGATGAGAAAGTTCAAAACAGCAAAACAAGATTTATTGCTGTTAGTAGTGGCAAAGGCGGTGTTGGTAAAAGTAATATTGCAATTGGACTTGCTCTTAAATATTCTGAGCTTGGTAAAAAGGTGTTAATACTTGATGCTGATATTGGAATGGCTAATGTTAATATTTTGCTTGGAGTTATTCCCAAGTATAGTATATATCATATGATTGCTCAAAGTCGTGACATCAGAGAAGTAATAACAAAGACCGAGTACAATATTGATCTTTTGGCCGGTGCTTCTGGTACAATGGAGCTTTTAGATCTCTCTGATGTTGATGTTAATAAATTTATAAAAGAATTATTAAAAATATATGAATATGATATAGTTGTAATAGATACTAGTGCCGGAATTTCAAGACAAGTTATTTCATTTTTGCTTTCTAGTGACGATGTTGTTATTGTTACTACTCCAGAACCCACTTCGATTACTGATGCTTATGGAATAATTAAGGTTTTGTCTTATAAGATGGAGAATTTGAAAAATTTAAGGCTTATTGTTAATAGAGTAGCTAATGTTAGCGAGGCCAAGGGAGTTGCTAAAAAGGTTATAGATATTTCAGGGCAATTTTTAAATTTAAATATTGATTATTTGGGTCATATTTATGAGGATCAAAATATTAGAAGTTCTGTTTTTAAGCAAAAACCTTTTGTTTTGGTAAATCCAAATAGCAAAGCTAGCTATTGTCTTGATTCTATTGTTGCCACCCTTGAGGAGGTTTCTCTAGATAATAGAAAAAGAAGAGGGGTTATAGGTTTTATATTAAGATTTTTTGGTGTGGAATAA
- the flhA gene encoding flagellar biosynthesis protein FlhA: protein MLDARKNSILGYLGLNNKSDLIISVGLIFVVAGFILPLPAVILDVLITVNLVISLLIILIVLYSKRSLDFSVFPTLLLVMTIFGLVLNISSTRLILTKGINFDGQMIRTFGTFVVGSSGIQGLVIGFIIFIIIIAVQFIVITKGATRVAEVAARFALDALPGKQMAIDSAYSSGNLTEEEATRQKNDLQSEVNFYGAMDGASKFVSGNVKVGFLITLINILGGLLVGITLQGLNFNEALNNYVSLTVGDGLVSQLPSLLISTSTGLIVTRSISKNSFGGEIFDQFTNHLGIYWIVSGFLLFLAFLPGFPTLILMFLSLSIAFLAYSLSGIRQKEEIDKKMKLEEEQASIYSDKDVSPVVPLDPLALEIGYNLVPIVDDTKTSELLDRIVKIRREIAFEFGIVVPKIRIVDNMRLEPNAYSFKLRGVEVGRGEIKLGKFLVINVGIDSGIDGDLVKDPSFGLPSLWVNDDGRETAEKLGYTVVDPPSIIATHMTELIKRHSYEILTRQDVQNTLDVFKKDYGAIVEEVLKNFSVGEIQRVLQGLLKEQVSIRNLVTIFETIADFTSITKDIFFLIEKCRQSVGRQITSGYLDLNSELNVITLNPSFEQMIIDSRVESNHDLISSIDPNLKTKFIYELFKIVNEVQAEGFYPVVLSSESSRPIIKVITSREIPDLVVMSVLEVPQNIKVNVLKTVEVEE, encoded by the coding sequence TTGTTGGATGCTAGAAAAAATTCTATATTAGGGTATTTGGGGCTTAATAATAAGTCTGATTTAATAATTTCGGTCGGTTTGATATTTGTTGTTGCCGGTTTTATTTTGCCTCTTCCTGCAGTTATTTTGGATGTTTTGATTACGGTTAATTTAGTAATAAGTCTTTTAATTATTTTAATTGTTCTTTATTCTAAGAGATCTCTAGATTTCTCTGTTTTTCCCACATTACTGCTTGTGATGACTATTTTTGGACTCGTTCTTAATATTTCTTCTACTAGGTTAATTTTAACCAAAGGTATAAATTTTGATGGGCAAATGATAAGAACATTTGGGACATTTGTTGTGGGTAGTTCTGGAATTCAAGGACTTGTTATTGGATTTATAATATTTATAATAATCATTGCTGTTCAATTTATTGTAATTACCAAGGGAGCAACAAGGGTAGCTGAAGTTGCAGCTCGGTTTGCTCTTGATGCACTTCCTGGCAAGCAAATGGCGATTGATTCTGCCTACAGTTCTGGAAATTTGACAGAAGAAGAGGCTACAAGGCAAAAAAACGATTTACAATCAGAAGTCAATTTTTATGGTGCAATGGACGGAGCTTCTAAATTTGTATCAGGAAACGTTAAGGTTGGATTTTTAATAACTCTTATAAATATTCTTGGTGGTTTGTTAGTGGGAATAACTTTGCAAGGTCTTAACTTTAACGAAGCTCTTAACAATTATGTTTCATTGACAGTTGGTGATGGGCTTGTGTCTCAATTGCCATCTCTTTTAATTTCAACGTCTACAGGCTTGATTGTTACTAGGTCGATTTCAAAAAATAGTTTTGGCGGCGAGATTTTTGATCAATTCACAAATCATTTAGGCATTTATTGGATTGTTTCCGGGTTTTTGCTTTTTTTAGCTTTTCTTCCGGGATTTCCAACCCTAATTCTTATGTTTTTAAGTTTGTCAATTGCATTTTTGGCTTATTCTCTTTCAGGAATAAGACAAAAAGAAGAAATAGATAAAAAAATGAAACTTGAAGAAGAGCAGGCGTCAATTTATTCAGACAAAGATGTTTCTCCTGTTGTTCCGCTTGATCCATTAGCTCTTGAGATTGGATATAATCTTGTTCCAATAGTTGATGATACAAAAACTTCTGAGCTGCTTGATCGTATTGTTAAGATAAGGCGTGAGATTGCATTTGAATTTGGAATAGTTGTGCCCAAGATTAGAATAGTTGATAATATGCGACTTGAGCCCAATGCTTATTCTTTTAAACTAAGAGGAGTTGAAGTTGGGCGAGGCGAGATTAAGCTTGGCAAATTTTTAGTGATAAATGTTGGAATTGATTCTGGAATAGATGGAGATCTTGTTAAAGATCCTTCATTTGGACTTCCTTCTCTTTGGGTAAATGATGATGGGCGAGAAACTGCTGAAAAATTAGGATATACTGTTGTAGATCCTCCTTCAATTATTGCTACTCATATGACAGAACTTATTAAAAGACATTCTTATGAAATTTTGACTCGTCAAGATGTTCAAAATACTCTTGATGTTTTTAAAAAAGATTACGGAGCTATTGTTGAAGAGGTTCTTAAGAATTTTTCGGTTGGCGAGATTCAAAGGGTTTTACAAGGTCTTTTAAAAGAGCAGGTTTCAATTCGCAATTTAGTTACAATTTTTGAAACAATTGCAGATTTCACAAGTATTACTAAGGATATATTTTTCTTGATTGAGAAATGTAGGCAATCGGTTGGAAGGCAAATAACTAGTGGATATTTAGATTTAAATTCTGAGCTTAATGTAATAACTTTAAACCCCAGTTTTGAGCAAATGATAATTGATTCTCGTGTAGAATCCAATCATGATCTTATAAGTTCAATTGATCCTAATTTAAAAACTAAATTTATTTATGAACTTTTCAAAATTGTAAACGAAGTTCAAGCAGAAGGTTTTTATCCAGTTGTTCTCTCAAGCGAATCGTCAAGACCTATAATAAAAGTGATAACAAGTAGAGAGATTCCAGATCTTGTTGTTATGTCTGTTTTAGAGGTTCCCCAAAATATTAAAGTTAATGTTCTTAAAACAGTAGAGGTTGAAGAATAA
- the lepB gene encoding signal peptidase I encodes MRIFKAHKYELASILAACLFLITLIKLFLSFYIVKGESMTPAIFEKNWIVNHKFAYGLRIKKHQKYLLLWKTPQKNEMVLIKDPITNKIAIKKIFAIPGEKFKQIEKNTICIHDLNFKIDENILKKNTKKIPEDHYLVIGENKQISLDSRDYGFIKIDNILGKIIYYF; translated from the coding sequence ATGAGAATATTTAAAGCTCACAAATATGAACTAGCGTCGATTTTAGCCGCTTGCTTATTTTTAATAACCTTAATAAAGTTATTCTTATCATTTTACATAGTAAAAGGCGAATCAATGACCCCAGCAATATTTGAAAAAAATTGGATTGTAAATCACAAGTTTGCATATGGACTTAGGATTAAAAAGCACCAAAAATACCTTTTATTATGGAAAACCCCCCAAAAAAATGAAATGGTGCTTATTAAAGATCCCATAACAAACAAAATTGCCATTAAAAAAATTTTTGCAATTCCAGGAGAAAAATTTAAACAAATAGAAAAAAATACAATATGCATACATGATTTAAACTTTAAAATAGATGAAAATATTTTAAAAAAAAATACTAAAAAAATTCCTGAAGACCACTATTTAGTTATAGGAGAAAACAAACAGATCTCATTAGACTCAAGAGATTACGGATTTATAAAAATTGATAATATATTGGGAAAAATAATTTATTACTTTTAA
- a CDS encoding Hsp70 family protein, with translation MKKWIGIDLGTTNTVASYFDVSSKIILNERGERITPSIVSFSDKDVLVGSAAKNQILVNPQKTFYNFKTNIGSNNFYKVDGEFYKAEYISAHLLASVKRNAEKFLDEEIENAVITVPAYFSEIQRRCVVEAANFAGLNCKAILNEPTAAAIAYAFERQIDGIFLIYDLGGGTFDVTLMEKQGDTYTVLSVKGQSRLGGNDFNKIIEKYVLDSFKNKYPDFNLEDIFLLEQLRERIEEGKKNLSVMEEVDITLLFLDGKHLNYNLKRDEFNSMISEYIDKTIQLSMECIADSGVDISSVSKIILSGGSTRIPLIEKVLKESFPSATILDALNQDEVVAIGAGIHAFSLSRNDSVIKFKDVTPYSLGLEIKDNEFFTLIKRNTALPISRSKLFTTTNDYQDEIEIHILQGEYKKASLNYSIGRFSFGNIQKALKGIPKIEVLFTLNESGILSVNAKDLETNSSNFIEIKITSSSDNVAKESLSNTFTSIID, from the coding sequence ATGAAAAAATGGATAGGTATTGATCTTGGAACCACAAATACTGTTGCATCGTATTTTGATGTTAGTTCTAAGATAATATTAAATGAAAGGGGTGAGCGAATAACCCCTTCTATTGTTTCTTTCTCAGATAAGGATGTTCTTGTTGGAAGTGCCGCTAAAAATCAAATATTAGTTAATCCTCAAAAAACATTTTATAATTTTAAGACCAATATAGGCTCTAATAATTTTTATAAAGTAGATGGTGAATTTTATAAAGCAGAATATATTTCAGCACATTTGCTCGCTAGTGTTAAAAGGAACGCTGAAAAATTTTTAGATGAAGAGATTGAAAATGCTGTAATAACAGTCCCTGCCTATTTTTCTGAGATTCAAAGAAGATGTGTTGTTGAGGCTGCAAATTTTGCTGGTTTGAATTGTAAGGCCATACTTAATGAACCAACCGCAGCTGCTATTGCTTATGCCTTTGAAAGACAGATTGATGGAATTTTTCTTATTTATGATCTTGGGGGTGGAACTTTTGATGTAACTCTTATGGAAAAACAAGGCGACACCTATACTGTTCTTTCGGTCAAAGGGCAAAGTCGACTTGGAGGTAATGACTTTAATAAAATCATTGAAAAGTATGTTTTAGATAGTTTTAAAAATAAATATCCTGATTTTAATCTAGAAGATATTTTTCTTCTAGAACAGTTAAGAGAGCGAATTGAAGAGGGTAAAAAAAATTTATCTGTTATGGAAGAGGTCGACATTACTTTGCTTTTTCTTGATGGCAAGCATTTGAATTATAATCTTAAAAGGGATGAATTTAATTCAATGATAAGTGAATATATTGACAAAACTATTCAGTTATCTATGGAATGTATTGCTGATTCTGGGGTTGATATTAGTAGTGTTTCAAAAATCATACTTTCTGGTGGTTCAACAAGGATCCCCTTGATTGAAAAAGTTTTAAAGGAATCCTTTCCTTCTGCTACAATTTTAGATGCTTTAAATCAAGATGAAGTTGTAGCTATTGGCGCAGGTATTCATGCTTTTAGTCTTTCTAGAAATGATTCTGTTATTAAGTTTAAGGATGTAACTCCTTATTCTCTTGGACTTGAGATAAAGGATAATGAATTTTTTACTCTAATAAAGAGAAATACTGCTTTGCCAATTTCTAGAAGCAAACTATTTACGACTACTAATGATTATCAAGATGAAATTGAGATTCACATACTTCAAGGTGAATACAAAAAAGCCTCTTTAAATTATTCTATAGGTAGGTTTTCCTTTGGCAATATTCAAAAAGCTTTAAAAGGAATTCCCAAAATTGAGGTACTTTTTACTTTAAATGAAAGTGGTATTTTGAGTGTTAATGCTAAAGATTTAGAGACCAATTCTTCTAATTTTATTGAAATAAAAATTACAAGTTCATCTGATAATGTAGCAAAAGAAAGTCTTTCAAACACTTTTACAAGTATTATTGATTAA
- the hfq gene encoding RNA chaperone Hfq produces MFISRELKYILLTSVSALFISAVLGLFCGLSFFTILVRSLLQFVFFFVIGLLIEYIFKKYLSNLFSTELSGNMENKPQDDKKSDKDFKENLDFQNKNSLYENSQNISSSGDFIEEVKKYKFETEDVSRGSDKNKKMSFIEDNDPKVVADAIKTLMSKKE; encoded by the coding sequence ATGTTTATAAGCAGGGAATTGAAGTATATTTTATTAACTAGTGTGTCAGCACTGTTTATTTCAGCAGTTTTAGGATTGTTTTGTGGTTTATCATTTTTTACAATCTTAGTGAGATCTTTATTGCAGTTTGTATTTTTTTTTGTTATTGGACTTTTAATTGAATATATCTTTAAGAAATATTTGTCGAATCTTTTTTCAACGGAATTGTCTGGCAATATGGAAAATAAACCTCAAGATGATAAGAAGAGTGATAAAGATTTTAAAGAGAATCTTGATTTTCAAAATAAAAATTCTCTTTATGAGAATTCTCAAAATATCAGTAGTAGTGGTGATTTTATAGAAGAGGTTAAAAAGTATAAATTTGAGACGGAAGACGTGAGTAGAGGGAGTGACAAAAATAAAAAAATGTCATTTATTGAAGATAATGATCCAAAAGTTGTTGCAGATGCTATTAAAACTTTAATGAGCAAGAAGGAATAA
- a CDS encoding FapA family protein translates to MDDRAINFSELCDKMRSYLERESHVDLMEIEADTLEEALNDASLELSVPYKELDYEILLKGSNGILGYGKKKWKIVAYRNSSSKPKVSLDSKNDSGEKEVISSDGEFFIRKSSKGVFLKVISPKGQGIPIKYQDVIFKLELHSNIENFNKDIVKGIVENASGYYEKIADFESDPSENVTMMVQISENSMSVTIEFTAPGINGAEIFAQDIFNILRKYGVIDIAILKDKVAKFVDYPVYGEPVELARGLEPVKGKDSYIDFIVDENNRFGEYEVSSIGFRNVIEGEELARIIPFGKGVDGYTVFGKVLKSESGQDIDFILGENTFRDGYKIRAKCNGYMSVSDGVISVHNIYLVKGDVGPATGDIVNNGMVLVQGNVLDGYNIMAKSGIEVKGLVGRCNLKTDGSIIFHSGVNGKGDSKIYARGNVRAKFLENVTLNCGGEVEVLRGIVNSSVSSKKRVLCIGKKSKIVGSNVCAKEEVRAYSIGSDRSCETCIDVGYDPEIKDLLTRFTSHLEKIEKRLEVLTKDIVALKKNIVLITDKAEKSLKIDSYNEFVNESKILRMEIKMIEAKRINLQNELENTKIEGKVSVENIACSGVKLYIKNAFYELSKDYNNVTFIEDDNYIKVMTYIPFKSR, encoded by the coding sequence ATGGATGACAGGGCTATAAATTTTTCTGAACTTTGTGATAAGATGCGATCTTACTTAGAAAGAGAAAGTCATGTTGATTTAATGGAAATAGAAGCAGATACTCTTGAAGAGGCCTTAAATGATGCTTCTTTGGAGCTCTCGGTACCTTATAAAGAATTAGACTATGAGATTTTGTTAAAAGGTAGTAATGGTATATTGGGATATGGGAAGAAAAAATGGAAAATAGTTGCCTATAGGAATTCTTCTAGCAAGCCTAAAGTGTCTCTTGATTCAAAAAATGATTCAGGTGAAAAAGAAGTTATTTCATCAGATGGTGAATTTTTTATCAGGAAATCTTCAAAAGGTGTATTTCTAAAGGTTATCTCACCAAAAGGACAAGGAATTCCTATTAAGTATCAAGATGTTATTTTTAAATTAGAATTGCATAGCAATATTGAAAATTTCAATAAAGACATTGTGAAAGGTATAGTTGAGAATGCTAGTGGATATTATGAAAAAATTGCTGATTTTGAATCTGATCCTTCTGAAAATGTTACAATGATGGTTCAAATATCAGAAAATTCAATGTCGGTTACCATTGAATTTACTGCGCCTGGAATTAATGGAGCTGAAATTTTTGCACAAGATATTTTCAATATTCTTAGAAAATATGGAGTAATAGATATTGCAATACTTAAGGATAAAGTAGCAAAATTTGTGGATTATCCTGTTTATGGCGAGCCTGTTGAACTTGCAAGGGGTCTAGAGCCAGTAAAGGGTAAGGATTCTTATATTGATTTTATTGTTGATGAAAATAATAGGTTTGGTGAGTATGAGGTTTCAAGCATAGGATTTAGAAATGTAATTGAAGGCGAGGAGTTGGCCAGAATTATTCCTTTTGGCAAAGGTGTAGATGGTTATACCGTTTTTGGTAAAGTGTTAAAATCAGAGAGTGGGCAGGATATTGATTTTATTTTGGGCGAGAATACTTTTAGAGATGGTTATAAAATTCGGGCAAAATGCAATGGGTATATGTCTGTTTCAGATGGTGTAATATCTGTTCATAATATTTATTTAGTCAAAGGTGATGTTGGACCTGCTACTGGAGATATAGTAAATAATGGAATGGTTCTTGTGCAGGGCAATGTTTTAGATGGATACAATATTATGGCCAAAAGTGGAATAGAAGTGAAAGGATTAGTGGGTCGGTGCAATTTAAAAACGGATGGGTCTATTATTTTTCATAGCGGTGTAAATGGTAAGGGTGATTCTAAAATTTATGCACGGGGTAATGTTAGGGCTAAGTTTTTAGAAAATGTCACCTTAAATTGTGGTGGGGAAGTTGAAGTTTTAAGGGGTATTGTTAATTCTTCAGTTTCTTCTAAAAAGAGAGTTCTTTGTATTGGTAAAAAATCAAAAATAGTTGGTTCTAATGTTTGTGCAAAAGAAGAGGTTAGGGCTTATTCTATAGGCTCTGATAGAAGTTGTGAAACCTGTATTGATGTTGGCTATGATCCTGAAATTAAAGATTTACTAACTAGGTTTACTAGTCATCTTGAAAAGATTGAAAAGCGATTAGAAGTTTTAACTAAAGATATTGTTGCTTTAAAAAAGAATATTGTGCTCATTACAGATAAGGCAGAAAAATCCTTAAAGATTGATAGTTACAATGAATTTGTTAATGAGAGTAAAATTCTTAGAATGGAAATAAAAATGATAGAGGCTAAGCGAATTAATTTGCAAAATGAGCTTGAAAATACTAAGATAGAGGGTAAAGTTTCTGTTGAAAATATAGCTTGTTCAGGCGTTAAGCTTTATATTAAGAATGCTTTCTATGAGCTTTCAAAAGATTATAACAACGTTACTTTTATAGAGGATGATAATTATATTAAAGTTATGACCTATATTCCTTTTAAGTCTAGGTGA
- a CDS encoding M23 family metallopeptidase translates to MIIPKKKQRVEKRKKNFLFNSKKSVNFELKDFANISNIGKRRKKVFKIKNFFKKKINFFKKVSLFFYKLKIQNINHYEYKYYYKSLRDKVFDIFSVRFDYKLVFKLNAIIFIFILTFYINIFSYYGSYVFLNRLSLPKDYFIDTFLYYSDQDIAQISSYLPESNVSANVPGFKKNFVLKVFDHKIKPGETLSHVAARYQITSETLISFNEIKDVRNIKPNSVIKVPNMKGIVYIVKKNDSISSIASAYNVPKVDILDSNNLDNEVLFLGQKLFIPGGRLPKDFLKEVLGETFIYPVQGVITSGYGYRPDPFTGVISFHNGIDIANLANTPIKASREGVVVTAGFNAGGYGKYIVISHSNGFQTLYAHLNSFAVKVGKKVSRGAVIGYMGSTGYSTGNHLHFTIFKNGKTENPMKYLR, encoded by the coding sequence ATGATTATACCAAAAAAAAAGCAAAGGGTAGAAAAACGTAAAAAAAATTTTTTATTCAATAGCAAAAAGAGTGTTAATTTTGAATTAAAAGATTTTGCAAATATTTCTAATATTGGTAAAAGAAGAAAAAAAGTTTTTAAGATTAAGAACTTCTTTAAAAAAAAAATCAATTTTTTTAAAAAAGTTTCTTTATTTTTCTATAAGCTTAAAATACAAAATATTAATCATTATGAATATAAATATTATTACAAGAGCTTGAGAGATAAAGTTTTTGATATCTTTAGTGTAAGATTCGATTATAAACTTGTTTTTAAGCTTAATGCAATAATCTTTATTTTTATATTAACATTTTATATTAACATTTTTTCTTATTATGGCTCGTATGTTTTTTTAAATAGGCTTTCTTTGCCCAAAGATTATTTTATTGATACATTTTTATATTATAGTGATCAAGATATAGCTCAAATTAGTAGTTATTTACCTGAATCCAATGTTTCTGCAAATGTTCCTGGATTTAAAAAAAATTTTGTATTAAAGGTATTTGATCATAAAATTAAGCCTGGAGAAACGCTTTCGCATGTTGCAGCTAGATATCAAATAACCAGTGAAACTTTAATTTCTTTTAATGAAATTAAAGATGTAAGAAATATTAAGCCAAATTCAGTTATTAAAGTTCCCAATATGAAAGGAATTGTTTATATTGTTAAAAAAAATGACTCTATCTCATCTATAGCTAGTGCTTATAATGTTCCCAAGGTTGATATTTTAGATTCTAATAATCTTGATAATGAAGTTTTATTTTTAGGGCAAAAGTTGTTTATTCCTGGGGGAAGATTGCCCAAAGATTTTTTAAAAGAGGTATTAGGGGAGACTTTTATTTATCCTGTGCAGGGTGTTATTACTTCGGGGTATGGCTATCGACCAGATCCGTTTACAGGAGTTATTAGTTTTCACAATGGAATAGATATTGCAAATTTAGCTAATACGCCTATTAAAGCCTCAAGAGAAGGTGTTGTTGTAACTGCAGGATTTAATGCGGGAGGGTATGGAAAATATATTGTCATTTCTCACAGCAACGGATTCCAAACTTTATATGCACATTTGAATTCTTTTGCCGTTAAGGTTGGAAAAAAAGTTTCAAGGGGAGCGGTAATAGGTTATATGGGAAGCACTGGCTATAGTACGGGCAATCATTTGCATTTTACCATTTTTAAAAATGGTAAAACTGAAAATCCTATGAAATATTTAAGATAA
- the flhF gene encoding flagellar biosynthesis protein FlhF has protein sequence MVQYFTEKGPTYNEVIEIIKKKYGKNARVMTYKTVPHGGILGLFSKDWVEVSGYVRYDIGNQQINVEDEKRKILQSIKREENSSIEDVLKEVKSLKTELAHKKENINHPTITKIEDILRENDFSENYIKDINEFIKREFSLSDLDDYERVREDVVLYIAKTIKCSGSIIDNLKKRVFILVGPTGVGKTTTIAKLAAIYGINGESKSLNIKIITIDNYRIGAKKQIQTYGDIMGIPVRAIESFKDLKDEITDSKDFDLILVDTIGKSPKDFMKLAEMKELLNACGRDAEFHLAVSSTTKTSDVKEIFHQFSPFNYKTVIFTKVDETTCVGNLISLIYEMKKVVSYVTDGQIVPHNISVAEPLTFIRRINGYRISDDAEFIKKIKSKSYY, from the coding sequence ATGGTTCAATATTTTACAGAAAAAGGTCCAACTTATAATGAAGTCATAGAAATAATTAAGAAAAAATATGGTAAGAATGCTAGGGTTATGACTTATAAAACCGTTCCCCATGGGGGGATTTTAGGTTTATTTAGCAAAGATTGGGTTGAAGTTTCAGGTTATGTTAGATATGACATTGGTAATCAACAAATTAATGTTGAAGATGAAAAGCGAAAGATTCTTCAAAGTATTAAAAGAGAAGAAAATTCTTCAATTGAAGATGTGCTTAAAGAAGTTAAGTCTCTTAAAACAGAACTTGCTCATAAAAAAGAAAATATTAATCATCCAACAATTACAAAAATTGAAGACATTTTAAGAGAAAATGATTTTTCTGAAAATTATATTAAAGACATTAATGAGTTTATTAAGAGAGAATTTAGTTTGTCAGATCTTGATGATTATGAAAGGGTTAGAGAGGATGTTGTTTTATATATTGCAAAGACAATTAAATGTTCAGGATCTATTATTGATAATCTTAAGAAAAGGGTTTTTATTTTAGTTGGTCCAACAGGTGTTGGAAAAACTACCACAATTGCAAAACTTGCAGCAATTTATGGTATTAATGGAGAATCTAAGAGTTTAAATATTAAAATTATTACTATTGATAATTATCGTATTGGAGCTAAAAAACAAATACAAACTTATGGTGATATTATGGGTATTCCGGTTAGAGCAATTGAGTCTTTTAAAGATTTAAAAGATGAAATTACTGATTCAAAGGATTTCGATCTTATACTTGTTGATACAATTGGTAAAAGTCCCAAAGATTTCATGAAGCTTGCTGAGATGAAGGAGCTTCTTAATGCTTGTGGAAGGGATGCTGAATTTCATTTGGCTGTCAGCTCTACCACAAAAACATCAGATGTCAAAGAAATATTTCACCAATTTTCTCCTTTTAATTATAAAACTGTGATTTTTACCAAAGTGGATGAAACCACTTGTGTTGGAAATTTGATAAGTTTGATTTATGAAATGAAGAAGGTAGTTTCTTATGTTACGGATGGGCAAATTGTTCCTCATAATATCAGCGTTGCAGAACCACTTACTTTTATTAGAAGAATAAATGGCTACAGAATAAGCGATGATGCAGAGTTTATTAAGAAGATAAAAAGTAAATCTTATTATTAA
- a CDS encoding DUF6115 domain-containing protein produces MFIVFYLILIIFIFIYFHVYINLKIKSNSILRKFKSEVDKTIIEINQATDRNINIIEIKIESLNRIIKEVDERIEILDQRLLGFNNSSIPGNSPSSFGSKSDGIYKSNLDYSMPTIEKNIIKESYNVRNQIILLHEQGMSFEAIAKKFKLDLGEVELIISIHRGGVHEKMDRY; encoded by the coding sequence ATGTTTATTGTTTTTTATCTTATTTTAATTATATTTATTTTTATATATTTTCATGTGTATATTAATTTGAAAATAAAATCTAATAGCATACTTAGAAAGTTTAAAAGTGAGGTAGATAAAACAATTATTGAAATTAATCAGGCTACGGATAGAAATATAAATATTATTGAAATAAAAATTGAAAGTTTAAATAGAATCATCAAAGAGGTTGATGAGAGAATTGAAATTCTTGACCAGAGGTTGTTAGGGTTTAATAATAGCTCTATTCCTGGCAATAGCCCTTCTAGTTTTGGATCGAAAAGTGATGGAATTTATAAAAGTAATTTGGATTATTCTATGCCTACTATTGAAAAAAATATAATAAAAGAAAGTTATAATGTTCGCAATCAGATTATTTTACTTCATGAACAAGGTATGTCTTTTGAAGCTATTGCTAAAAAGTTTAAGTTAGATTTAGGTGAGGTTGAGTTGATTATTTCAATACATAGGGGAGGTGTTCATGAAAAAATGGATAGGTATTGA